A region from the uncultured Bacteroides sp. genome encodes:
- a CDS encoding fimbrillin family protein, with protein sequence MKKLKRNKVPTPFLLAVALLNSSCINQISGYQSDAGGIPIKLSSNILETRVADDTFENNDTIGLFVTIQPKTIDQKRYVDNMRFVYSSKSGFVPDEEIYYPEEDEKCDFTSYYPYKSSGISQGKSNIRILVNSNQNTDENFSVSDFLVARCNNITSSDEAVHLSYKHVLCKLNLVLKFKDATDINSILASNPEVYINNIYTNANYDFATNKLDSLSAIGSITPHGQWQISGDNLIGKEMIIIPQITGERPTSIILKLSGKSYMSILPSNIPLYSGERHEIVISYDDASKAINSSINHMIEPWEDSGKTDIVAKETVNAVSVSDLTFQQSNVYKVMCGGVQIAEICKEYLLADNINAQAIVAYPIINDKSDLENGTVIDVLGNSNSIHGGKASWNTATNSLTYTPGNLPVVSKFYITSSNKISLSEPINSIPIKPEEDLLTDVRGAETIVYPIVKIGTQYWMRGNLKTIYYNDGEAIISKTDCTTASAGYSKPAVDSYYFFYNANAAATGKLAPIGWDLPRQQDWDNLRNYIRNNASILKSGSTWTNSGNAVTNLTGFNAAAVGIFNPKYMNKGELVEYWTRGNLATTLGEKTIVLKSTASTMVEGSYSTTCGYSVRCIRQ encoded by the coding sequence ATGAAAAAGCTAAAGAGAAACAAGGTGCCGACTCCTTTTTTGCTGGCAGTAGCACTACTCAATTCATCGTGTATAAACCAAATATCCGGTTATCAATCGGATGCAGGTGGAATTCCAATTAAACTTTCTTCCAATATTTTGGAGACTCGAGTAGCAGATGATACATTTGAGAACAATGATACTATCGGACTTTTCGTAACCATTCAGCCGAAAACAATAGACCAAAAAAGGTATGTGGATAATATGCGTTTCGTCTATTCCTCCAAATCAGGCTTTGTTCCCGACGAAGAAATTTATTATCCCGAAGAAGATGAAAAATGTGATTTTACAAGCTATTATCCTTATAAATCTTCCGGAATTTCTCAGGGAAAAAGCAATATAAGGATATTGGTTAATTCCAATCAAAATACAGATGAGAACTTCTCCGTTTCCGATTTCCTTGTAGCTCGGTGTAACAATATAACATCCAGTGATGAGGCAGTCCATTTATCCTACAAACATGTTTTATGTAAATTGAACCTTGTTTTGAAATTTAAAGACGCTACTGATATTAATTCAATACTGGCAAGTAACCCGGAAGTATATATCAATAACATATACACTAATGCCAACTATGATTTCGCAACAAATAAATTAGATTCCCTATCAGCAATCGGCTCGATAACTCCACATGGCCAATGGCAGATATCAGGTGACAACCTAATAGGCAAAGAAATGATTATAATACCTCAAATAACAGGAGAAAGACCTACCAGCATCATACTGAAATTGAGTGGGAAAAGCTATATGTCAATTCTGCCCAGTAATATACCTTTGTACTCGGGTGAACGCCATGAAATTGTCATCAGTTATGATGATGCATCCAAAGCAATCAACAGCAGTATAAATCACATGATAGAACCTTGGGAGGATAGCGGAAAAACTGATATTGTGGCCAAAGAAACAGTAAATGCAGTTTCCGTGTCCGATTTAACCTTTCAGCAATCGAATGTATATAAGGTTATGTGCGGAGGCGTCCAAATAGCTGAAATATGCAAGGAGTACTTACTGGCAGATAACATTAATGCACAAGCCATCGTTGCTTATCCCATAATAAACGATAAAAGCGATCTTGAAAATGGAACCGTAATCGACGTGCTCGGTAATAGTAATAGCATACATGGAGGAAAGGCATCATGGAATACAGCCACTAACTCATTGACTTATACCCCAGGCAATCTACCCGTCGTCAGCAAATTCTATATTACGTCCTCGAATAAGATCTCCCTTTCAGAACCAATAAATTCTATTCCAATAAAACCCGAAGAGGATTTGCTTACAGACGTAAGAGGAGCAGAGACAATTGTTTATCCCATTGTCAAAATTGGAACTCAATATTGGATGCGGGGTAATCTGAAAACAATCTATTACAATGACGGAGAAGCAATAATTTCAAAAACAGATTGTACAACGGCAAGTGCCGGATATTCGAAACCGGCTGTGGACTCTTACTATTTCTTTTATAATGCCAATGCAGCTGCTACAGGTAAATTAGCTCCTATAGGATGGGATCTTCCCAGACAGCAAGACTGGGATAATCTAAGAAATTATATTCGGAACAACGCATCCATTCTTAAAAGCGGTTCTACTTGGACTAATTCAGGAAATGCCGTAACAAACCTAACCGGTTTTAATGCTGCTGCAGTAGGTATCTTCAATCCGAAGTATATGAATAAAGGAGAGTTGGTTGAATATTGGACAAGAGGAAACCTAGCAACCACATTAGGAGAAAAAACGATTGTTCTAAAAAGCACGGCCTCAACCATGGTAGAAGGTTCTTATAGCACCACTTGCGGCTATTCCGTTCGCTGCATCCGGCAATAA
- a CDS encoding aminoacyl-histidine dipeptidase gives MKTIQSLDPQNVWKHFYSLTQIPRPSGFMKPITNFLLDFGKNLGLESFVDEVGNVIIRKPATPGMENRKGVILQAHMDMVPQKNNDTVHDFEKDPIETFIDGDWVKAKGTTLGADDGLGVAAIMAVLEDKTLKHGPIEALITKDEETGMYGAFGLKPGTLNGEILLNLDSEDEGELYIGCAGGMDVTASLEYKEVEPEADDIAVKVTLKGLRGGHSGLEINQGRANANKLLVRFLREAVASYEARLVSWEGGNMRNAIPREAHAVVTIPAENEEELIELVKYCENLFNEEFSVIETRISFKAERVELPKGEIPEEIQDNLIDAIFACQNGVVRMIPSVSDTVETSSNLAIITIGEGQADIKILARSSCDSMKEYLTTSLESCFSMAGMKVELTGGYSGWQPDVDSPILHAMKASYKQQFGVEPAVKVIHAGLECGIIGANVAGLDMISFGPTLRSPHSPDERAYIPSVSRFYDFLVATLEQTPLKK, from the coding sequence ATGAAGACAATTCAATCATTAGATCCACAAAATGTGTGGAAACATTTCTATTCTTTGACCCAAATACCTCGCCCGTCGGGCTTTATGAAACCAATTACTAATTTTTTGCTCGATTTTGGGAAGAACCTGGGATTAGAATCATTTGTTGACGAAGTAGGGAATGTTATTATTCGTAAACCGGCTACGCCGGGTATGGAAAACAGAAAAGGCGTCATTCTGCAAGCACATATGGATATGGTACCCCAAAAGAACAACGATACGGTACATGATTTTGAGAAAGATCCTATTGAAACATTCATTGATGGAGATTGGGTGAAAGCTAAAGGTACTACGTTGGGAGCTGACGATGGCTTGGGAGTAGCAGCCATAATGGCTGTTTTGGAAGATAAAACACTTAAACACGGGCCTATTGAAGCTCTTATTACAAAGGACGAAGAAACGGGAATGTATGGTGCTTTCGGGCTGAAACCCGGCACGCTGAATGGCGAAATATTGCTTAATCTTGACTCTGAGGATGAAGGGGAACTTTATATCGGTTGTGCGGGAGGTATGGATGTTACTGCATCTCTGGAATATAAAGAAGTAGAACCTGAAGCCGATGATATTGCGGTAAAGGTGACTTTGAAAGGTTTGCGTGGTGGTCATTCCGGTTTGGAAATAAATCAAGGGCGCGCTAATGCTAATAAATTGTTGGTTCGCTTTTTGCGTGAAGCGGTAGCTAGTTACGAAGCCCGTCTGGTTAGTTGGGAAGGTGGTAATATGCGTAATGCCATTCCTCGTGAGGCGCATGCCGTTGTTACTATTCCTGCCGAGAACGAAGAAGAGTTAATCGAATTAGTGAAATACTGCGAAAATCTTTTTAATGAAGAGTTTTCTGTTATTGAAACTCGAATCAGCTTTAAGGCTGAACGGGTGGAGTTGCCAAAGGGTGAAATTCCTGAAGAAATTCAAGATAATTTGATTGATGCTATTTTTGCTTGTCAGAATGGGGTGGTACGCATGATTCCTTCTGTGTCGGATACAGTAGAGACTTCCTCGAATTTGGCTATTATTACGATAGGCGAGGGTCAGGCGGATATTAAGATTCTCGCTCGTAGTTCTTGCGATAGCATGAAAGAGTATCTTACTACCAGTTTGGAATCCTGTTTTTCGATGGCCGGAATGAAAGTGGAACTTACGGGTGGCTATTCCGGTTGGCAACCGGATGTGGATTCTCCTATTCTTCATGCAATGAAGGCATCTTATAAGCAACAGTTTGGAGTAGAACCTGCCGTTAAGGTAATTCATGCCGGATTGGAATGTGGAATTATTGGTGCAAATGTAGCTGGGCTCGACATGATTTCTTTTGGTCCTACTTTGCGCTCGCCGCACTCTCCAGACGAAAGGGCTTATATCCCTTCTGTTTCTAGGTTCTATGACTTTCTTGTTGCTACATTAGAGCAAACGCCACTTAAGAAGTAA
- a CDS encoding lysylphosphatidylglycerol synthase transmembrane domain-containing protein, which translates to MKKLIIKALKLVLPLFLGGFILFWVYRDFNFAKAGDVLLHGLNWWWMLLSLVFGVFSHVFRGWRWKQTLAPLGAFPKTRNCVNAIFISYAANLVLPRVGEVSRCGVLSKYDGVSFSKSLGTVVTERLIDSLCVIFITGVTLMLQLNIFTRFFRETGTDIGSLQAIFTSAQLYIVLFCIIAVGVLLYYLMRTLSFFEKVRGVVLNVWEGVTSLKDVKNIPLFIFYTFLIWFCYFMQFYITFYCFSFTGQLGILAALVMFVGGSFAVIVPTPNGAGPWHFAVISMMMLYGVNATDAGIFALLVHGIQTFLVILLGIYGLAVLPFINKKQNV; encoded by the coding sequence ATGAAGAAACTAATAATAAAGGCTCTAAAACTGGTTTTGCCACTTTTTTTAGGAGGGTTTATTCTCTTTTGGGTATATCGTGATTTTAACTTTGCCAAGGCAGGTGATGTTTTGCTTCACGGATTAAACTGGTGGTGGATGCTTCTTTCACTTGTTTTCGGTGTGTTTAGTCATGTTTTTCGTGGATGGCGCTGGAAGCAAACATTGGCTCCTCTTGGCGCATTTCCCAAAACAAGAAATTGCGTTAATGCTATTTTTATATCTTATGCGGCTAATCTCGTCTTGCCTCGGGTGGGTGAAGTCTCTCGTTGCGGTGTTCTTTCTAAGTATGACGGCGTCTCTTTTTCCAAATCTTTGGGCACTGTTGTTACCGAACGTTTGATCGATTCGTTATGCGTTATTTTTATTACGGGTGTCACTTTGATGTTACAACTTAATATTTTTACCCGTTTTTTTAGGGAAACGGGTACGGATATAGGTTCTCTTCAAGCTATTTTCACTTCCGCGCAACTCTATATTGTTTTATTCTGTATTATTGCCGTAGGCGTTCTACTTTACTACCTGATGCGCACTCTCTCTTTCTTTGAGAAAGTTAGAGGTGTTGTTCTCAATGTTTGGGAAGGGGTCACGTCACTAAAAGATGTCAAAAACATTCCTCTTTTTATATTTTATACTTTTCTCATCTGGTTTTGTTATTTTATGCAATTTTACATTACGTTCTATTGCTTCTCATTTACAGGACAACTGGGTATACTAGCCGCGCTGGTAATGTTTGTCGGAGGCAGTTTTGCCGTGATTGTACCAACTCCCAATGGAGCGGGTCCTTGGCATTTTGCCGTTATTTCTATGATGATGCTTTATGGGGTAAATGCTACCGATGCAGGAATATTTGCTTTACTTGTGCATGGAATTCAAACCTTTTTGGTAATTTTGTTAGGTATATATGGTTTAGCGGTTTTACCGTTTATAAATAAAAAACAGAACGTATGA
- the rsmA gene encoding 16S rRNA (adenine(1518)-N(6)/adenine(1519)-N(6))-dimethyltransferase RsmA: protein MRLVKPKKFLGQHFLNDLKVAQDIADTVDAYPDLPVLEVGPGMGVLTQFLVKKERPIKVVEVDYESVAYLRNAYPLLEEHIIEDDFLKMNLQRVFNGMPFVLTGNYPYNISSQIFFKMLENRDLIPCCTGMIQREVAQRIAAGPGSKTYGILSILIQAWYKVEYLFTVSEQVFNPPPKVKSAVIRMTRNETKELGCDEKLFKTVVKTTFNQRRKTLRNSIKPILGKECPLTQDPLFNRRPEQLSVQEFIDLTNKVEYELSIMVKE from the coding sequence ATGAGATTAGTAAAGCCAAAAAAATTCTTAGGACAACATTTTTTAAACGATTTAAAGGTTGCTCAAGATATAGCCGATACAGTAGACGCTTATCCCGACCTTCCTGTTTTAGAAGTAGGCCCCGGAATGGGTGTTCTTACTCAATTTCTTGTAAAAAAAGAGCGCCCGATCAAAGTAGTTGAAGTCGATTATGAATCAGTAGCTTATCTGCGAAATGCATATCCATTGCTCGAAGAACATATTATTGAAGACGATTTTCTAAAAATGAATCTTCAACGAGTATTTAACGGAATGCCCTTCGTGCTGACTGGTAATTATCCTTATAATATCTCGAGCCAGATATTTTTCAAAATGCTGGAGAACAGAGATTTGATTCCTTGTTGCACAGGTATGATACAAAGAGAAGTAGCCCAGAGAATTGCTGCCGGACCGGGAAGCAAAACCTATGGAATATTAAGCATACTTATTCAGGCATGGTACAAAGTAGAATACCTTTTCACCGTCAGCGAGCAAGTATTTAACCCTCCTCCCAAAGTAAAAAGTGCAGTGATACGCATGACTCGCAATGAGACAAAAGAATTGGGATGCGATGAAAAACTATTTAAGACAGTGGTAAAAACCACATTCAATCAACGAAGAAAAACACTGAGAAATTCCATAAAACCAATTTTAGGAAAAGAATGCCCGCTTACGCAAGATCCACTATTTAACAGAAGGCCCGAACAGCTTTCCGTGCAGGAATTTATCGATCTCACCAATAAGGTAGAGTATGAACTGAGCATTATGGTTAAAGAATAA
- the mgtE gene encoding magnesium transporter — protein MNEEYIDNVKILIEQKEADRVKEMLTDLHPADIAELCNEINPEEARFIYRLLDNETAADVLVEMDEEVRKEFLDILPSETIAKRFVDYMDTDDAVDIMRNLDEDKQEEILSHIEDIEQAGDIVDLLKYDEDTAGGLMGTEMVTVNENWSMPECLKEMRLQAEDLDEIYYVYVIDDDERLRGVFPLKKMITSPSVSKVKHVMKKDPISVRVDTPIDEVVQTIEKYDLVAVPVIDSIGRLVGQITVDDVMDEAREQSERDYQLASGLSQDVETDDNVLRQTSARLPWLLIGMIGGIGNSMILGNFGTTFAAHPEMALYIPLIGGTGGNVGTQSSALIVQGLANSSLDVKDTFKQITKEAVVAIINATIISLLVYIYNFIRFGATATVTYSVSISLFAVVMFASIFGTFVPMTLEKLKIDPAIATGPFISITNDIIGMMLYMWITVLLA, from the coding sequence GTGAACGAAGAATACATTGACAACGTAAAAATACTCATCGAACAAAAAGAAGCCGACAGAGTAAAAGAAATGCTTACCGACCTTCATCCGGCCGATATAGCAGAGTTGTGCAATGAAATCAACCCGGAAGAAGCAAGATTCATTTATCGATTGCTCGACAACGAAACAGCTGCGGATGTATTGGTTGAAATGGATGAAGAGGTACGGAAAGAATTCCTCGATATACTTCCTTCAGAAACCATAGCCAAGCGATTTGTCGATTATATGGACACGGATGATGCAGTTGATATCATGCGTAATCTTGACGAAGACAAACAAGAAGAAATTCTTTCTCATATTGAAGACATCGAACAGGCAGGCGATATCGTCGATCTATTAAAATACGACGAAGACACCGCAGGAGGATTAATGGGGACAGAAATGGTAACCGTTAATGAGAATTGGAGTATGCCCGAATGCCTGAAAGAGATGCGTCTGCAAGCAGAAGATTTAGACGAAATTTATTACGTGTATGTAATAGATGACGATGAAAGATTACGAGGAGTATTCCCTTTAAAAAAAATGATCACTTCTCCCTCTGTTTCTAAAGTGAAACACGTGATGAAAAAAGATCCAATCTCCGTTAGAGTCGATACGCCAATAGATGAAGTCGTACAAACCATTGAGAAATACGACTTAGTAGCCGTACCAGTAATCGATAGTATCGGGCGCCTGGTAGGACAAATAACGGTTGATGACGTAATGGATGAAGCCCGTGAGCAATCTGAACGTGATTACCAATTAGCTTCCGGTCTTTCGCAAGACGTAGAAACAGACGATAACGTATTACGCCAAACTTCAGCCCGTTTACCTTGGTTACTTATTGGAATGATTGGCGGCATAGGCAACTCTATGATACTCGGGAATTTTGGCACGACCTTCGCTGCACATCCCGAAATGGCTCTCTACATACCGCTCATTGGAGGAACAGGAGGAAACGTAGGCACACAGTCTTCTGCGCTAATTGTTCAAGGCTTGGCCAATAGCTCTCTGGATGTTAAAGACACTTTTAAACAAATAACAAAAGAAGCAGTTGTCGCCATCATCAATGCCACCATCATCTCTTTACTGGTCTATATCTACAACTTCATACGCTTCGGAGCAACGGCAACCGTAACTTATTCCGTTTCTATCAGCTTGTTTGCTGTAGTTATGTTTGCATCCATCTTCGGAACATTTGTGCCTATGACACTCGAAAAACTAAAAATAGATCCGGCTATCGCCACCGGACCTTTCATCTCTATTACAAATGATATTATCGGCATGATGCTTTACATGTGGATCACTGTATTGCTAGCTTAA
- a CDS encoding DUF349 domain-containing protein — translation MMDSHDTNLPLEQGNLEEEKNVTDVSATPATETLTEDTNQEELVESVSKPTKASVLKRLNELTDEPEKANKLELDTLKQTFYKLHNAEQEADKKAFIESGGNEDDYITKNDELENEFKNVMSVIKEKRSTATAEIEKQKEYNLEIKLSILTKLKELVESSEDANKSYNEFKRLQQQWNDIRLVPQAKVNELWKNYQLYVEKFYDILKLNNEFRDYDFKKNLEIKIKLCETAEKLTEETDVISAFHQLQKLHQEFRDTGPVAKNLRDEVWARFKAASTQVNRRHQQHFEELKEAEQLNLDQKTVICEIVEAIEYSDLTTFTSWENKTQEIIALQKKWKTIGFAPQKMNVKVFERFRKACDDFFKKKSEFYKLLKESMTSNLESKRILCEKAESLKDSTEWKETAEALAKLQKEWKSIGPVAKKHSDAIWTRFISACDYFFDQKNRATSSQRIDEQDNLEKKKAIINQLIELKESTNTEDAHNQVRELMKDWSAAGHVPFKEKDKIYKQYHTLIDQLFEQFNINASNQKLSNFKTSIRNIQGGSQTLYKERDRLTRTYESMKGELQTYENNLGFLSSSSQKGNSLLTEINKKVENLKADLELVLEKIKVIDESIKAEE, via the coding sequence ATGATGGACTCTCATGACACTAATCTGCCTTTGGAACAGGGCAATTTAGAAGAAGAAAAAAATGTAACCGATGTTTCAGCAACTCCTGCTACAGAAACTTTAACGGAAGATACAAATCAGGAAGAGCTAGTGGAATCGGTCTCGAAGCCGACCAAAGCAAGTGTATTAAAACGCCTCAATGAGCTGACTGATGAGCCGGAAAAAGCAAATAAGTTGGAACTCGACACGCTGAAACAAACATTTTATAAACTACATAATGCCGAACAGGAAGCTGATAAAAAAGCATTTATTGAAAGTGGCGGAAATGAGGATGATTATATTACGAAGAATGACGAATTAGAAAATGAGTTCAAAAACGTAATGTCCGTCATAAAAGAAAAGAGAAGTACGGCAACTGCCGAGATAGAAAAACAAAAAGAATATAATCTAGAAATAAAGCTCTCTATTCTAACCAAACTGAAAGAATTAGTCGAATCATCCGAAGATGCTAATAAATCATATAACGAATTCAAAAGACTACAGCAGCAATGGAATGACATAAGACTTGTACCACAAGCTAAAGTAAATGAACTTTGGAAAAACTACCAACTATACGTTGAGAAATTTTACGATATTCTAAAGCTGAATAATGAATTTCGCGATTATGATTTCAAAAAAAATCTCGAAATAAAGATCAAACTTTGCGAAACAGCGGAGAAGTTAACCGAAGAAACGGACGTGATATCGGCTTTTCATCAACTACAAAAACTACACCAAGAATTCAGAGATACCGGACCTGTAGCAAAAAACTTAAGAGATGAGGTTTGGGCACGATTTAAAGCCGCATCTACACAAGTAAATCGTCGTCATCAGCAACATTTCGAAGAGTTAAAAGAGGCAGAGCAACTCAATTTAGACCAAAAAACGGTAATCTGTGAGATTGTAGAAGCAATAGAATATAGCGACTTGACTACATTTACGAGTTGGGAAAACAAAACACAAGAAATTATAGCATTACAGAAAAAGTGGAAAACCATTGGGTTTGCTCCTCAGAAAATGAATGTGAAAGTATTCGAACGTTTTCGCAAAGCATGTGACGACTTCTTTAAGAAAAAAAGCGAGTTCTATAAATTGCTAAAAGAAAGCATGACAAGCAATTTAGAAAGTAAAAGAATACTTTGTGAGAAGGCAGAGTCTTTAAAAGATAGCACCGAGTGGAAGGAGACTGCCGAAGCATTGGCTAAGCTACAAAAAGAATGGAAAAGTATTGGCCCAGTAGCAAAGAAGCACTCAGATGCCATTTGGACCCGATTTATTAGTGCTTGCGATTATTTCTTTGATCAAAAGAATAGAGCAACCTCATCACAACGCATAGATGAACAAGATAATCTAGAAAAGAAAAAGGCGATTATCAATCAGTTAATAGAACTCAAAGAATCGACAAATACGGAAGACGCACATAACCAAGTCCGTGAATTGATGAAAGATTGGAGTGCTGCAGGACATGTACCTTTTAAAGAGAAAGATAAAATATACAAACAATATCATACCTTGATTGACCAGTTATTTGAACAATTCAATATAAATGCTTCCAATCAAAAGCTGAGTAACTTTAAGACAAGCATTCGCAACATCCAAGGAGGGTCTCAGACATTATACAAAGAACGGGATAGGCTTACCCGAACATACGAAAGCATGAAAGGTGAGTTACAGACTTATGAAAATAACCTTGGATTTCTGAGTTCTTCTTCACAAAAAGGCAATAGTTTGTTAACCGAAATAAATAAAAAAGTAGAGAATCTAAAAGCTGATCTTGAATTAGTGTTAGAGAAAATTAAGGTAATAGACGAATCAATTAAAGCAGAAGAATAA
- the rsfS gene encoding ribosome silencing factor, with protein MSETKELIEKIKEGIQQKKGKNIAIADLTGIEDTVCKYFIICQGNSPNQIGAIVESIKEFTKKGVNSKPFAIDGLNNAQWVAMDYSDVLVHVFLPETRSFYDLEHLWADARLTTIPDID; from the coding sequence ATGAGCGAAACAAAAGAATTAATAGAAAAAATCAAAGAAGGAATTCAGCAAAAAAAAGGTAAGAATATAGCTATAGCAGATCTTACAGGCATCGAAGATACAGTATGCAAATACTTTATTATTTGCCAGGGGAATTCACCAAATCAAATTGGAGCAATAGTTGAATCAATAAAAGAGTTTACCAAAAAAGGAGTAAATAGCAAACCTTTTGCAATAGACGGATTAAATAATGCCCAATGGGTTGCTATGGATTATTCAGACGTGCTGGTACATGTATTTCTTCCGGAGACAAGAAGCTTTTACGATCTGGAACACCTCTGGGCTGACGCCCGATTAACAACGATTCCCGACATTGACTAA
- the ftsH gene encoding ATP-dependent zinc metalloprotease FtsH, with protein MPRFNISWMYMIIALMLLGLYLTNESGSVNKKTSYDEFQQYIRSGYVNKVIGYDDNSVEAYIKPYFVKDVFKQDSSQVGKSPMVTTEAPSRESLGEFLQKERDDAHFDGSVSYEKKKDYFSVILWNVLPIVFLIGLWMFFMRRMSGGGSAAGGVFNVGKSKAQLFEKEGSMKITFKDVAGLAEAKQEVEEIVEFLREPQKYTDLGGKIPKGALLVGPPGTGKTLLAKAVAGEADVPFFSLSGSDFVEMFVGVGASRVRDLFKQAKEKAPCIVFIDEIDAVGRARGKNPSMGGNDERENTLNQLLTEMDGFGSNSGVIILAATNRVDVLDKALLRAGRFDRQIHVDLPDLNERKEVFGVHLRPIKIDESVDVDLLARQTPGFSGADIANVCNEAALIAARYGKKFVDKQDFLDAVDRIIGGLEKKSKITTEEERRTIALHEAGHASLSWLLEHANPLIKVTIVPRGRALGAAWYLPEERQITTKEQMLDEMCATLGGRAAEDLFVGRISSGAMNDLERVTKQAYGMVAYLGMSDKMPNLCYYNNDEYSFNKPYSERTAELIDKEVERMINEQYGRAKKILSEHTVEHNQLASLLIEKEVIFAEDVERIFGKRAWTSRSEEIMAAELRKKVADATPLTEKAEKKTDNLTPEVSLG; from the coding sequence ATGCCCCGGTTTAATATCAGCTGGATGTATATGATCATAGCTCTGATGCTTTTAGGCCTATACCTCACTAATGAGAGTGGCTCCGTTAATAAAAAAACATCATATGACGAGTTCCAACAATATATCCGCAGCGGCTATGTAAACAAAGTTATTGGCTATGATGACAACTCTGTAGAGGCCTACATCAAGCCCTACTTTGTAAAAGATGTATTTAAACAAGATTCAAGCCAAGTGGGTAAAAGCCCAATGGTAACAACAGAAGCCCCTTCTCGTGAAAGCTTGGGAGAATTCCTTCAAAAAGAAAGAGATGATGCCCATTTTGACGGTTCGGTGAGTTACGAAAAGAAAAAAGATTATTTCAGTGTTATACTATGGAATGTATTGCCAATCGTATTCCTTATCGGGCTTTGGATGTTCTTTATGCGTAGGATGAGTGGTGGCGGTAGTGCAGCTGGTGGCGTTTTTAACGTTGGAAAATCAAAAGCACAACTTTTTGAGAAAGAAGGGTCCATGAAAATCACATTCAAAGATGTGGCAGGTTTAGCCGAAGCCAAACAAGAAGTAGAAGAAATTGTAGAATTCCTTAGAGAGCCCCAAAAATACACAGATTTAGGAGGAAAAATACCTAAAGGAGCATTGCTTGTAGGACCTCCGGGAACAGGTAAAACATTACTGGCAAAAGCTGTTGCCGGTGAAGCTGATGTTCCTTTCTTCTCTCTGTCAGGATCAGATTTTGTAGAAATGTTTGTAGGGGTAGGTGCCTCTCGTGTGCGCGACCTTTTCAAACAGGCAAAAGAAAAAGCCCCTTGCATTGTTTTCATTGATGAAATAGATGCTGTAGGGCGTGCCCGTGGTAAAAACCCAAGTATGGGTGGAAATGACGAGCGCGAAAACACACTAAACCAACTCCTCACAGAAATGGACGGCTTCGGGTCTAACAGCGGAGTGATTATTCTTGCTGCAACTAATCGCGTGGATGTGTTAGATAAAGCACTGTTGCGAGCAGGAAGATTTGATCGCCAAATACATGTAGACCTACCCGACCTAAATGAAAGGAAAGAGGTATTTGGAGTACATTTACGACCAATCAAAATAGACGAATCGGTGGATGTTGATCTGCTGGCCCGTCAGACTCCGGGTTTCTCGGGGGCTGATATCGCTAATGTTTGTAATGAAGCAGCTCTTATTGCAGCCAGATACGGAAAGAAATTTGTAGACAAACAAGATTTCCTCGATGCCGTAGATCGTATTATCGGTGGATTGGAGAAAAAGAGTAAGATTACAACAGAAGAAGAACGCCGCACTATTGCGCTCCACGAGGCCGGACATGCAAGTTTGTCGTGGCTACTTGAACATGCTAACCCACTTATCAAAGTAACTATTGTGCCACGAGGACGAGCTTTGGGTGCTGCTTGGTATTTGCCTGAAGAAAGACAAATTACGACAAAAGAACAGATGCTTGACGAAATGTGTGCAACACTTGGCGGACGAGCAGCAGAAGATTTGTTTGTCGGAAGAATATCCAGTGGAGCTATGAACGACTTAGAGCGCGTGACCAAGCAAGCTTACGGAATGGTTGCCTATCTGGGCATGAGTGATAAGATGCCCAATCTGTGCTACTATAACAATGATGAATATTCATTCAATAAACCTTATAGCGAACGAACAGCAGAATTAATAGATAAAGAAGTTGAGCGAATGATAAATGAGCAATATGGGCGCGCTAAGAAGATTCTGTCTGAGCACACGGTCGAGCATAACCAGTTAGCCTCCTTACTAATAGAGAAAGAAGTAATTTTTGCAGAGGATGTGGAGCGAATATTTGGAAAGAGAGCCTGGACTTCACGTTCGGAAGAGATCATGGCTGCCGAATTACGTAAAAAGGTTGCCGATGCGACTCCTCTCACCGAAAAGGCAGAGAAGAAAACGGACAATCTTACACCTGAAGTCTCGTTAGGGTAA